Genomic DNA from Stigmatopora nigra isolate UIUO_SnigA chromosome 17, RoL_Snig_1.1, whole genome shotgun sequence:
aacttattttttgcaTAAACTGTGaggtcatttttgttttcataggCCCAAAATCATGATTGGTTCCTCTTGCCAATTCGGAGAAATATTACCAGCAGGATCCACAAGCCTAAGTTATCCATATTGATAAGTATGGTTAAAAAGAAAGGTTGAAATTTAATTTAGTGTTCTGCCGCTATGAGGGTATAAATAAGAATTAggggttaaaaataaatagaaaataaataaaaaggtgaAAAGAGAGTTTGTGTAGCTGTCATACATTTTGGAAATGTTAGTCATCTGTTATGTACACAATTTGAGCCCTAAAAAGATGCGCACATTGTTCTGCATTAGATAAAATTTAATATTGTAATTATAATTGTGGTTTAGTCTATAAAATTTAGATGGAAaagtatttttgcaaaaatatattgCATTGCTTTGAGTAAATGTTGGACGACagaattaaaatgttatttaaaattgaaattttgcattatttttacccAATTAAACAAGTAGTGAATTATTTTGTTGAACGATTTTATGATATTAATTATATAATCATTTAATTTAAGTCGAATGTTAATGTTTTGAATGgcatataaaattattttatgggactaaaaatcttatttttttagagataAAGGCTTAAAAAAATTCTGAGTGCAGGAAATGAGTTACTTCAAGTCTTAATTGAAGTCAAAGTTTTAGAACAGAATCTAATGACCCTAAAAAAGTTGATCTACGAGAGCATTTCTTTGCCTGCAGAGGATACCAAAGCCAATTTCGAGCACCCCTTCAAATTTCAAACAACAAAAAGCCAGACAACACTGATAGGAGCCaacaatgaggaaaaaaaacaccccaaaaattcTTAATGACAAACAAACAGCTACCATGGACAGCGACATTGTCCTAAAGGCCTTGTCTATAAAAACATCATTTGCACCGGACCAGTGTATGTGCTCGCCAGCAGATGGCGCCGAGTACGTGCATTGTCCATTCTTCCATTTCCTTCGAGCAGTCGACTTGACCgttttgcaaaaataataagaaaaaaaattgtcacttaCGAGTCTCGGAAAGAAAAACTACTGGCTCTGGAAACGAGGAGGTAAGTCCGACAAGGGGACGTCCCCTCCTCCTTCAAGCGGCGGTCTCGTGCTTGTAGTAGCCTCGCCTGAGTGCCTCCGAGGCGATGATCTCGGCCGAACGCCGCTGGTCCAATTCCAGCAGGGCATGCAGCAGGTGATTGATGTCGGCCTTCAGGCCCTGGCGCTGCATCCAGTTCTTGAGCAGTTCGTAGACTTTGTCGCAGGCCGCGCCGCTCTCCGCCAGCCGAATGTGGTTGTCGCTCACGCCGATCATACGGAAGAACTTGTTGTGGATCCTCACGTCCAGATATTTGTCGAATAAGTCGAAGCTCTTCTTCAGGGACTTTTCAGACTCTGCAGCAGACGTAGAATTGCGGAGAGGTCAGAATGTAATTATGATAGTACTTAAAAAGGCTTTCTTTTATTATTCCAACCATTTACTTTGTACTAatcctatttattttaaaatgtaagggCTGGTTTTGAATCCCCATCTTtaaatttgcaattaaaaataataatatctcacattttttaacatattgaTGGTGCAagacgtccaatgcattttgagtGTGGGAGTACGAATAAATATTGACtccaatttaaataaattggacgtctatttccATCAGTGACAAACACTTTACTCTCTTCCGACATTGGTTTTTCTGTAGAAGTGTCTTTAATTTTTCTTACCATGCAATGGCAGCAAGCGGTACTGCAGAGGATCCTCctgtggacaaatcagagggcgttaagtttaaaaaaataaataatacatgggGAAAAACATCTTTTCCAATGGACACTTACTATGGCGCCGACGCTTATCCTGCATGTAGTGGGGCTCTGCTGTGGGCTGTTTCCAGATGAGGAGGCGGCGGCAGGCAGCGCCGACAGGCTGGTCTGCGATGAGCTAGTGGTGTTGGGCAAGCTGTCGCCCAATCCACGGTCCTCGTCCTCCGGGGTGGGAGACGCCTTGATGCTCGTCTGCGTCTCTTGCAGGAGTGGACGCGACTCTGGGCGGGATTCGTCGCCCTCCAGGGCGGCGTTGCGGCTACTCTGACACTCCACTGATGCGGGGACGCTCTCGTCCTATTGAGAAAGAAATAGAAGTAGTAAGTACCATTAATTGTTTACTAGTAGTAATGCCGTTTTGGGTATTGGCGGATGGCATTTTTTGTAAAACACTACATTATTGCATACTCGGTTGAATGGAAAGTAATTgtggtgtgcgtgtgtgtgtccatctttataatatataaagaaaatgaaGTTACTTATTTACATAGTGTCTTTATTTATGAGAACAagtgtgtatgtttttaatgGCTTTGCCCTTCATGTACCCTTTCACTTAGCTAACCCTCATgtaaagttgacgttaaagaaCAGCTGTTTTGATACTTTACACCAGGGTTCAACTAACCCCCACCCTAACATTCAGCACCCCAGACATACAGTATCTAGGgtaattacatttaaaagaaCTATATTTATTGACATActcttttattgtgtttttagggTATCTAAAGCAAATGATTTGTAGGACCATCTATCAATTGATTGTATGATGGATTGAATGTTTGGGCAGCCAATTAATAAATACCGACAGAATAAGCAAATACTgaatacacacatataaatgATCAGAACAAATATAAtagtacttagtacttgtatCTCCATTTTACTTACAATTGGGATTTTGATGATTTCGCCATTGTCACAGTGACTCTTAGCACCTGTcaaaaagcagaaaaatatatacatatatacatgaataAAGCGACACCGTCACACACATCGGGCTTTTCGTACTTACATGTTCCGGCGAAGGAGCAGCGCTTG
This window encodes:
- the tnfrsfa gene encoding tumor necrosis factor receptor superfamily, member a; its protein translation is MDTGPAVGNFSVLLVTLLLLLLASLPGRADKQPPAAQWSAVADNDFRNVTLLRRHRTCVENQQYNYQGFCCLNCQAGTYVQKECDHDHQQGVCAPCEQGLTYTEHSNGMDRCLHCTHCRKDEMETAPCTTTSDTRCQCRPGTFCLPDQACEVCKRCATCKAGEEELKKCTHFSNTVCRKRDQSPTRSPQAPILPTPASPADIWVPVLICILLLAVGIAGLAVWWFAIKRCSFAGTCAKSHCDNGEIIKIPIDESVPASVECQSSRNAALEGDESRPESRPLLQETQTSIKASPTPEDEDRGLGDSLPNTTSSSQTSLSALPAAASSSGNSPQQSPTTCRISVGAIEDPLQYRLLPLHESEKSLKKSFDLFDKYLDVRIHNKFFRMIGVSDNHIRLAESGAACDKVYELLKNWMQRQGLKADINHLLHALLELDQRRSAEIIASEALRRGYYKHETAA